In Phycodurus eques isolate BA_2022a chromosome 23, UOR_Pequ_1.1, whole genome shotgun sequence, a genomic segment contains:
- the zgc:101765 gene encoding aldo-keto reductase Mvan_2161, whose translation MEMSSSASAAPSVLLNTGARMPLLGLGMYKLCEAVLQAVDAALAAGYRAFDSATVYGNEAELGRSLKELLPKYGLTREDVFITSKLAPKDQGERAMDGALESLSSLGMDYIDLYLIHWPGTRGLDVTDQRNRGNRAQSWAALEELHAQGKLKAIGVSNYTPAHMRELVASCKVRPAVLQVEFHPLECQAELRRVCQEFGVCFQAYSSLGRGELLADPMVVQVAETCQRTPSQVLLRWAVQQDVPVLPKSSNPERIKENARIFDFALSDGDMGRLSALDQGHKYCWDPSQITADVFC comes from the exons ATGGAGATGTCCTCCTCAGCCTCCGCCGCGCCATCCGTGCTGCTCAACACAGGGGCTCGGATGCCTCTTTTGGGTTTGGGGATGTACAAACTGTGCGAGGCTGTGCTCCAAGCTGTGGATGCGGCCCTGGCTGCGGGCTACCGGGCCTTCGACAGCGCCACCGTGTACGGGAATGAAGCCGAGCTGGGTCGCAGCCTTAAGGAGCTCCTGCCAAAATACGGATTGACCAGAGAGGACGTGTTCATCACCAG TAAACTGGCCCCCAAAGATCAGGGCGAGAGGGCCATGGATGGAGCCCTCGAAAGCCTGTCCAGCCTCGGGATGGATTACATCGACCTCTACCTGATCCACTGGCCTGGGACTCGGGGTCTGGATGTGACTGACCAGCGTAACCGAG GCAACAGAGCTCAGAGTTGGGCTGCGCTGGAGGAGCTGCACGCTCAAGGGAAACTGAAGGCCATTGGGGTGTCCAACTACACACCGGCACACATGAGGGAGCTCGTGGCCAGCTGTAAGGTCCGGCCCGCGGTGCTGCAG GTGGAGTTCCACCCACTTGAATGCCAGGCCGAGCTGAGGCGAGTGTGCCAAGAGTTCGGCGTGTGCTTCCAGGCCTACAGTTCCCTGGGGAGGGGGGAACTCCTCGCAGACCCGATGGTGGTCCAAGTGGCCGAGACCTGCCAGCGTACGCCCAGTCAG GTGCTGCTGCGCTGGGCGGTGCAGCAGGACGTCCCGGTGCTCCCCAAGTCGTCCAACCCGGAGCGGATCAAGGAAAACGCCAGGATTTTCGACTTCGCACTGAGTGACGGCGACATGGGCAGACTGTCGGCTTTGGATCAAGGACACAAGTACTGCTGGGATCCCTCCCAG ataactgcagatgtgttttgctag
- the LOC133397652 gene encoding LOW QUALITY PROTEIN: bcl2-associated agonist of cell death-like (The sequence of the model RefSeq protein was modified relative to this genomic sequence to represent the inferred CDS: deleted 1 base in 1 codon), with product MATNFIISDSESEPSEEVEEGDNTQGAAEKEPCLRPGLTLTLPGLRMAAMSGRIRLNSESNASTVSRDEELQARVDEEAGTPTDGAPFRGRSKSAPPALWAAKKYGRQLRRMSDEFDSLFDKGELKLKSAGGTSRPIHHSSSWWSYLFSHQETEGENNHHDNHAHRTE from the exons ATGGCCACAAATTTCATCATATCCGACAGCGAGTCTGAACCGTCTGAGGAGGTAGAAGAAGGGGACAACACCCAAGGAGCCGCAGAAAAGGAGCCGTGCCTTCGCCCAGGCCTCACCCTCACCTTACCCGGGCTCCGGATGGCAG CGATGTCGGGCCGGATCCGGCTCAACTCGGAGTCCAACGCTTCCACGGTGTCCAGAGACGAGGAGCTCCAGGCCAGGGTGGACGAGGAGGCCGGTACCCCCACCGACGGAGCTCCGTTTCGGGGACGCTCCAAGTCGGCTCCCCCCGCGCTCTGGGCCGCCAAGAAGTACGGGCGGCAGCTGCGGCGGATGAGCGACGAATTCGACAGCCTGTTTGACAAAGGG GAGTTGAAGTTAAAGAGTGCTGGCGGCACATCGCGGCCGATCCACCACTCCAGT TCCTGGTGGAGCTACCTCTTCAGCCACCAGGAGACGGAGGGCGAAAACAACCACCACGACAACCACGCACATCGTACAGAGTAG